The Xiphophorus hellerii strain 12219 chromosome 5, Xiphophorus_hellerii-4.1, whole genome shotgun sequence genome window below encodes:
- the LOC116720312 gene encoding uncharacterized protein LOC116720312 yields MIPPKSTACCPICEFEFAYLGKHLASRHSVVNKAEKRLLLNHATGRVNYRHLPCPVPGCGFSKSRVDRHLKEQGHPELDKAQVQEFVKDIKRKVTMDGLRALRASNPTPPMMSSLDLDQDEDELIHDVSDAAESSNPFCSTCTKLAADNKVLWRQIRIKKRWAKKAKAKIKSLEEARNVLLPEKRSKVSKSMCHDTATAEKFYALHQSTEQLAELRKKFLQATDPDAQGCSETEEPRLLTLSESSSEDEGKEPLEKKRL; encoded by the exons ATGATTCCACCCAAGTCCACAGCATGTTGCCCAATATGCGAATTTGAGTTTGCTTATCTGGGCAAACACTTGGCCAGCAGACACAGCGTGgtcaataaagctgaaaaaaggcTCTTATTAAACCACGCCACAGGGCGTGTTAATTACCGCCACCTTCCCTGCCCTGTCCCTGGATGTGGCTTTTCCAAGTCCCGGGTGGACAGGCACCTAAAGGAGCAGGGCCACCCGGAGCTGGACAAGGCCCAAGTCCAGGAGTTTGTCAAGGATATAAAGAGAAAGGTCACCATGGACGGCTTAAGGGCCCTCAGGGCCTCCAACCCCACCCCGCCCATGATGTCAAGCCTAGATCTCGACCAGGACGAGGATGAGCTCATCCACGATGTTTCAGATGCGGCAGAGTCCTCCAACCCTTTTTGCTCCACCTGCACCAAGCTCGCCGCCGACAACAAGGTGCTTTGGCGGCAAATCAGAATCAAGAAGCGGTGGGCCAAAAAAGCAAAGGCCAAAATAAAGTCTCTGGAGGAG GCTAGAAATGTGTTGTTGCCGGAAAAAAGGAGCAAAGTGAGCAAAAGCATGTGCCATGACACTGCCACAGCAGAAAAATTTTACGCCTTGCACCAAAGCACTGAACAACTTGCGGAGCTCCGCAAGAAGTTCCTACAGGCCACAGACCCGGACGCCCAAGGTTGTAGCGAAACGGAGGAGCCTCGTCTCCTCACACTGTCGGAGTCGTCGAGTGAGGATGAGGGCAAGGAGCCTTTAGAGAAAAAGAGG CTCTGA